One genomic segment of Vulpes vulpes isolate BD-2025 chromosome 2, VulVul3, whole genome shotgun sequence includes these proteins:
- the MED18 gene encoding mediator of RNA polymerase II transcription subunit 18 has protein sequence MEAPPVTMMPVTGGTINMMEYLLQGSVLDHSLESLIHRLRGLCDNMEPETFLDHEMVFLLKGQQASPFVLRARRSMDRGGAPWHLRYLGQPEMGDKNRHALVRNCVDIATSENLTDFLMEMGFRMDHEFVAKGHLFRKGIMKIMVYKIFRILVPGNTDSTEALSLSYLVELSVVAPAGQDMVSDDMRNFAEQLKPLVHLEKIDPKRLM, from the exons ATGGAGGCACCTCCAGTCACCATGATGCCTGTCACTGGAGGCACCATTAATATGATGGAGTACCTGCTGCAGG GAAGTGTTTTAGATCACAGTTTGGAAAGCCTCATCCATCGCCTTCGTGGTTTGTGTGACAACATGGAACCTGAGACTTTCCTTGACCATGAAATGGTGTTCCTCCTTAAGGGCCAGCAGGCTAGTCCATTTGTTCTAAGGGCTCGGCGTTCTATGGATAGGGGCGGGGCACCCTGGCATCTGCGCTACCTGGGACAACCAGAAATGGGAGACAAGAACCGCCATGCCCTGGTGCGAAATTGTGTGGACATTGCAACATCTGAGAACCTCACTGACTTCTTGATGGAAATGGGCTTCCGCATGGACCATGAGTTTGTTGCCAAGGGTCACTTGTTCCGTAAGGGTATCATGAAGATTATGGTATACAAGATCTTCCGCATCCTGGTACCAGGAAACACAGACAGCACTGAGGCCTTGTCACTTTCCTATCTTGTGGAACTGAGTGTTGTTGCACCAGCTGGGCAGGACATGGTCTCTGATGACATGAGGAACTTTGCCG